Proteins encoded within one genomic window of Triticum aestivum cultivar Chinese Spring chromosome 2D, IWGSC CS RefSeq v2.1, whole genome shotgun sequence:
- the LOC123049569 gene encoding uncharacterized protein: MDMDIMPASQGSRMKQSKNPRRRFLFLFKQKVGSLVHGEDKVIGPKKMFRLCILDEFGMRTMAKPMVILKSTSLRREIKLRTEKRKIVWAYRVYQVRTWEAFKRNVETIGRLTRTLNNAIRTYGSRRLQAGLFYLAINWNPRFTYTVRSHIYGDNEFLRDLWRKKRLERKMRQTKMELCNTSAST; this comes from the exons ATGGATATGGATATCATGCCTGCCTCTCAAGGCAGCAG GATGAAGCAATCGAAGAATCCAAGGAGgaggtttttatttcttttcaaACAGAAGGTTGGATCTCTAGTTCACGGAGAAGACAAAGTTATTGGGCCAAAGAAGATGTTTAGGCTATGTATTCTTGATGAGTTTGGCATGAGAACAATGGCTAAACCTATGGTTATACTTAAATCAACATCACTACGCCGTGAAATAAAACTTCGTACGGAGAAGCGGAAGATAGTGTGGGCTTACCGTGTATATCAGGTTCGTACATGGGAAGCTTTCAAGAGAAATGTCGAAACCATCGGAAGGTTGACTCGTACGTTAAACAATGCAATTAGAACGTACGGCAGCCGTCGTTTGCAAGCTGGATTATTTTACTTGGCCATAAATTGGAATCCTCGTTTTACATACACGGTTCGTAGTCATATCTACGGTGACAATGAGTTTTTGAGAGATTTGTGGAGAAAGAAGAGACTGGAGCGTAAGATGAGGCAAACTAAGATGGAGCTATGCAACACTTCTGCAAGTACATAG